The Pyxicephalus adspersus chromosome 1, UCB_Pads_2.0, whole genome shotgun sequence sequence TGACTGCTAATGCTTTTCAGAGGACcatcttatttttcttttctgatgagATATTCCTTCTCTTTGTGGTTTTATGAAaacttatatttttgtaaaattacttttgttcTGCAGAAAGACTTTGAGAGTCCTACCCCAATTTATTGACAAATCACAGATTTTAACTTTCCATTAAAGGAATTACTATTGCTACATCTGCTCAATGCCCACTATTTAGATTTCATTGTTGGTTCTATGGTAATTTGATGTCTACTTCTTCATCACAGTTTATTGAATGGAtacaaaaatacctaaataatgtaCAGAATAATAAGCATAGGTTACTTACATATGTTCACACAGCCATCAGCAGCCAACCTGAAAAGGAAAGCATGAGTATTAGACCAACTATGGCTTCATATTGTGTCTATTAAGGTGATTGTGCAGACTTTTTAGAGATTTCCGCCTCAAAAATGTTACATAAGAACATTTTCCTTTGTGCAGCAATAATCAAAGACAAACAGTAAAACACTTACCTGTGCTCTTCTCCCTCCAACATCTTCTTATAAGTAGCGATCTCAATATCCAGAGCCAGTTTGACATTCATCAGTTCTTGGTATTCTCTCAGTTGGCGAGCCATGTCCTGCTTGGCTTTTTGTAGGGCAGCCTCTAATTCAGCTAGCTTTTGTTTGGCATCTCTGATAGCAGCTTCCCCACGTTCCTCTGCTTGAATAATGGCAGCTTCAAGTGCAGCACGCTAatatggatataaatatatataatatcttatTGTTATACTGATGACTGCTAACTGCATCTAAATTGATTAGATAGTATGCGAGGCATGAGGAACTAGAGTGGAACTTTTCTTTATGTGCTGCCTTTGTCAGTCACGATGGAATTCCATggacttttaaataaatgaaggaaACCAAGGCCCAAATAACATACTATCCTGGGTGTCCTGTACAGCAAATAATTTACCATGCATATTAGCTTCCTACTCaacatttcaaaaactagaaATTTGAGagcatttattgaatataaatgttaaatataaatattgaatatctAAATTGCTCAGCACTTGAAAAACTATAAAATGGAATGTTTAGCATGGacgtgtgttttttttcactaatgtcaaaataaaatattaaaaagatggTTTTCTTTTTGTGCTTTGTCTCGCTCTTTCTCTGTTTCTTGAATTACACAGATGCTTTctacaaaaaattaataaacaattacCTGAGATTTAGTACATTCAATCTCTCCTTTAAGCCTTTGAATTGTCTGCTTGAGTTCAGCAATCTCATTTCTACTGCTCTGTAAATCATTTCCATTTCTTCCAGCTGCCAAGCGAAGCTCATCAAACTACAACATAATGGCATAACAAATCACATGGGTAAGTAGGAATACCAATGTATGGGACAGATACCTTGAATTACAAGATAGCCGTTCAAGCCATTGTAAACATGGGATGCaaacaatgtgcctgatttattagtgctctccaaggctgaagaagatacacttttatcagtgaagctggatctggtccaagattcaaaacttttgctactaaataactttgaagaaatccattccaggtttgctgaatcacccagattcactgatgaaaatgtattctttccgACCTTGGAGAgctaaaaaatcaggcccaatgtatcaagACCTTCTATTGCTAGTAGACTTACCTTTGACTGGTACATGGCTTCAGCTTCAGCCCTGCTTCTGTTTGCAATCTCTTCATATTGAGCTCTGACCTGAGCAATGAGACAATCCAGGTCCAGGTCCCGGCTGTTGTCCATTGACACGACTACTGAAGTGTCTGAGATTTGAGCCTGGAGCTGAGCAATTTCCTTTAAAAtagaacataaattaaaaaaactagatCACAATTGGAAAAAATGATTGACACAATATAGATTGTTATTTGATATAGGTATTCTATGAAATATGTAAAGGGAATAATCAGTTTGTTAATGTAACATTTGATAAGACAACAGTGCACAAGGAAGGAAATATttccttagcaaaaaaaaaaaaatccaaatggtaGTAGAACTTTTACCGCATCATACAGAGTCCTCAGGAAGTTTATCTCATCAGTGAAGGAATCAGCCTTTGCTTGCAGCTCTGctttattcataaatgcagcatCAACATCCTAAAATAGAAGATATTTGCAGTcatacttaaaataaaacattttgctgcagTTTCATCCTTTCTTtcagaaagaaaatgtatcaacAACCAAACAAAAAGCTAAAGTAAAGTCACTGGTAACAATACTTATGTTGACCATACAGAGAAAATGTATGGCTTAAtcacatgtactgtatattccAGACCTAATGCACCAATACACCCATACTGTTCTCTTTCCTATGGCCTACTAaggatcttttaaccttttcCAACATTTTCACATTCTCTACCTATCTTACACTTTGTATGAACCATCAGTATTCAGCTGCAGTTGCAtttatcctattttttatatACCATCCTTtcccacatcctagattgtaagcttgatTAGGCAGTGTGCACTTCTCCTCCCATGTCAAAGTTTGTGCTTGGTATGTATGGATGATTATTATTTACAGTCCCTATTCATTATTAATgccttaaaaatatataactgcgTTCATAGGGTTTGGACATTCTCTCTGTCCTTTTTTGTGTCgtttcttttaaaacattcaaatgcgttaagtaaaaatgttagcATTATCATATCACATTGTATTGATGAATACATACTAATACTTACTCTCTTTAGGGCAACAAACTCATTCTCTGTTGCTGTGCGCCTGTTAAGTTCTTCTTCATatctgtacagtggaaaaaatatatgtactgattgtggcaaaacaaaaaactaaaacttatGTATACATTACAGTTGTAAGTTATGGACATATCTGGGTGAGGGCATCATTACCCTGACCTGATCTCACAAACAGTGCAGCACTTAACATTACTTGTCATTACTTACTGTTAATGTCTTTGTGTAAGTGATTTTTAGGACCTACTAATAAGGAGGTTTCATTTGCTTTGTAGCTATTGTAGCCTAAAGAAtcttcacatatatatatacatgtgatttaaaaaaataaatgtgttagaTTTATAATGTTTAAAAGATAATTTAGCCTGAAGAAtcttcacacatatatatatatatatatatatatataaaatttgatataaatatataaatgtgttagATAAATATAATGTGTTAGATACCCCTTTCATGTACTGTGGTTCCTTTTCATAGTGAAATTACAACTGGTGGAAGGAACCACAGTGTGTAGCAAAGGTAGATCAGAGAAATGGCTTTGATGCAAGTAATCATGTTGATTACAGATCTCAGAAAAACCTAAACCTGCACCAGGGGCTACTTATACATCTGAAATACACAGGATTGCTTTTAATGAAATTCCTCTTTTCAAaatatgaatttacattttagtgAAAAATAGATGTACCTTCTTCTTATTTCATTTAGTGATCCTTCCATGTTGTTTCGCTCAGCTTCTAGACGAGCTCTCTCACATTCCAGATTCTCCAACTGTCTTCTGAGGTTGGAAATAAAAGCCTCAAACAGAGGTTCAATCTGACACCTGGCTGTCTTCTGCTCTTGAAGAAGAGCCCATTTGGTCTCCAGCATCTTGTTCTGCTGTTCAAGGAATCTCACCTAATTCAAACAAAGCACAATATATTTGTAACCTATTTGTTTCCCACATCTACACAATCTATCTTAgaaaactttactaaaaaaacagtattataaaCGCTAAAGAAATATTTGATTGAAATACACATAATGATAGGTTTCTGTAcaaatgtgatgtaaaaaaattcCTCACCTTGTCAATGAATGAAGCAAATTTATTGTTGAGACCTTTGATCTGGTTCTTCTCCTCTGTCCTCACTCTTTGAATATTGGTGTCAATTTCCAGATTAAGAGGGGCCAGCAGACCTTCATTTATAGTAACTGGGTTGATCCCTCCAGAGCAAGATGAACCACCGAATCCACGACCAAGAGCGCCAATACCAAATCCAGATTTATGTCCGCTTTTACCTAAATGAACACTTCCTACTGATATCTTGTGTCCTTTGGAACCTACATTATGAAGACTTGAACTGGTAAAGCAGTGCCGGCTCTTGTGTCCCTGTTCATTATGTTTAGAAGAGTGTGATAAGAAGCTTTGTGAGCTGCAATGTTTAGGTAACGCAACAGAGCAAGAACTAAAGTGCTTGTATCCAGAGGAGGCAAGGATGGACTGATGAGGCATGGTGGATCTTTTCCCTGAAGAGATGTTTGGATGATTTCAGTTTCTTTCTGGTTAGTGTTGGCCTATGTTTTCCTCTGGTTGGTTTTATACTTTAAGTTCCAGTTATTAATTACGTCACTGGCTATTACAGTCTTGTTTGGAAGCAAATTTATATcatgttttataacaataaaatttcAACACACCTCAAGAATCAAAGCTAGCTGAATCATTTAATAGCTTCCACTGCTAACATCAAGTAAAGTAAATCCATGTCAATCATTATAAAATGTTCTGTTAAAATGTAACTCTTCACATATAGCAttcattctttttgtaaaaaagtatatatcaTGTACAATATATCAGAACAGATTGCCATGCAAAATGTttatcagaaaaatatttaaactataaatatttaaacttagTGCACAATCAGATGAAATATTAGCACATAATTGtagccaataaaaataaaaatgtcttgaaATCTTAATTCAAAGGCCTTATCAAGAACTGTGGATGCCTACTGCACTTCCTCTTCTTGTACTTTAGGTCTAAATATTTAGATTATGCACATTTTCCCAATCAGGCCTGTCAGGGGGCAACAGCGTTGTTTAGGTAGAAGTAGCCATTAAGGGCTATCACCACACAAAAAGCTGGTCCTTTGCTGCATATAAGAGACAAAAGAGGAAAAAGGCAGTAGCGGTAGTAATTCAGGTCATGTCCTGGGACAGGGATTTTTAACAGTAGCCTCACAGATAACTAGGGGCTAGTGTTCCAGGAAAggaccataaaaaattatattggaaCATAGGTACGTTTATTCAACATTTCAGTATGATAAATTATATTGATGTATCTCTCTAccatatatacttacctttagaCGGAATTTTCTCTCTGTGTGTATTTTGGATacaattatgaaataaaataaataaaaaaaataaaataaaaaaatacatcatctatttatgtatttataggtTGGTTCACATGCTTTAATTTGGTATCCTGATTGCTGATGGGTTTGAAAAAGAATCAAGTTTATTATTTGTTGTTAAAGTAAATGTGGAATCTAAGATAACACTTTTTCTTGGTGAAAAAgttcatttattaattattattaataaattatattttattcatagatCTCATGGAAAATTCCTGAACAAGCAGACCCAAGTTCACAAATTGCGTTGAATATGATATATGTGAGACTAATGTGATGGTTTTAAAATGTCTGTACATCTTGAAATTTTAGAATCCCTCTGTTAGTAACAGGATGAAcatgttttatgcaaaaatattctatgtcaatgaataataaaagttaggttttttctgttttataattgGTGCCCTAAAAGTCCCTCCTCTTCCCATGTTTGtattttggttttatatacaGTAGCTATACTAGTTGGGATGTGGCACATGGATATATCATTGATGGTAGAATAACAATAAGAATCTGACCATACTTATGCATTGAATTAGGGGCTATTGTTGCTGTTCAAATTTGGGTCATTTACAAATACATCCAAAAAGGTTGGTCATTTGGTTTCTGATGGAACTGAATAAAGCCCCTATTTAGCAAAAATTAGCCTGGTTCACCAGTGAGCAATCTGGTAGTAGCAGTGGATAttctttcattaataaattattcttaACAACAATCTTTTACTGCAAGCAACTTTATAGGCATCATAATTGAAATCTGCATCACAGGGAATATGGCCCACCCAGACCCTAAAAATCCAGGGGTGGTCTAGAAGCCCCTAATAGCCCCTAATTCAATGCATAAGTATGGTCAGATTCTTATTGTTATTCTACCATCAATGATATATCCGTGTGCCACATCCCAACTAGTATAGCTACtgtatataaaaccaaaataCAAACATGGGAAGAGGAGGGACTTTTAGGGCACcaattataaaacagaaaaaacctaacttttattattcattgacatagaatatttttgcataaaacatgTTCATCCTGTTACTAATAGAGGGATTCTAAAATTTCAAGATGTACAGACATTTTAAAACCATCACATTAGTCTCACACATATCATATGTCCATCCTTAATCAGAActcaaagcacttctatttaaacaacaggcaaggtcacgttgggaccctggtcacgtgcccaaatctcaagtgcccaaattataagtgcatgggaattaatgatagatagatagatagatagatagatagatagatggatagatagatagatagatagatagatagatagatagatagatagatagataaaaaaagagaactcCTTTCATACTTGCAATGGAACACCATGCAGCCAACTGCACAGCAGTTAAATGCATGTGTGTTCTATTGCAGCTAAGGCTGTAGTTAGgttccagagaaggaaaagcaaccacacggCCAACAGCGGCTTGTTGCTTTGTGGAACCATGCCACAATCCACCACTGCTGCAAGTAGGTATGTGCAGAAGGTAGTTACCAAATGCTCCCAATAATTTCAATGGGAGTGCTTAGGACTGCACCTGAGCCTGCAACATAACTTTGTGGTCAACcataggtctgaaatggccctaggGGTGCTGATAAGATTGTTTTCTACTGCTCTGGAGAGTGGAACCCATGTTGGGACTGGGTTGGAGCTGGATACTTGACTGTAGGCAGGCACTGCTCTCACAATGTTTAATTAGTCACTTGTAACACTCACAGATTtatcaatgtatatatttgtgtatatacattttcaattGCACAGTTTGCAAGGAGTGTTTTTTGTGTGATGTTTTGTAACAAGCATTGCCATTGTGGATTCACTCACAAATTCTGACATGAAttggttatttttattgaatctcATAATTTTTGAGTTATCTTCTGTTCCAAGGTCTTGAAATTGCATAAAGGATAATCATCAAAGGCTTCAATATAACAAAACACGTCTTTTGATTCTGTGGTTATTCTTTAATCACAGGTGGAGGAtattgaaaaacacatttattagagTCTTAAATGAATAGAGAATTAAACTCATTCTAAGTATGAAAGTCTAGACAGTACGTGCATCATTGATTCTGGTAATATTAACCATGGTAGTCGCATCATTTGGTGTGATGCATACTTCCAATAGTTTGCTGGTGGATTAAGTggacaaaaaaaacctaaaaaatgttaaaatgtatcagcATAAATGTTTGGCAGAATCACTAAGTGCTACGTAGATAGATGATCCATcatcagatttattattttgttattcgTTATTTTACCTAaaccatttttattgcatttattcatCCGATATGATGTTTAGGATATtacttatataacaatatatattcttttattctattttgtttattaagcAATTAAAAGTACCAATATCTCCATGTAAAAGAAATCAGATTTAATGTTGTGATTGttaatttactatatatttgtGCTACTGAATAGCTGCATACTcggtttttgttattttttgtaactgttaggctacgtacacacgtgcaataattattgttagaaaacgaacgattaacgatggatcaacgattatttttcagatataatccaccaataatgtacacacacttgaTACGATCGTTTGAAAAAATGCAGGTAGTGATGTGTACCCatagaaagtgtaccgcagaaccatccacgatcaatAAACAacggtacacacaatagattgtgaatgcccaatcagatccgccagaatGGTCGTTCGTTTCTAGCgtcgttcatcagcgtcgttaGCCtgtctttgtgcattttttttgttaccaattgTCAGACGATCAGTCATTAATCGTTATTTTAAAACgaaaattattgcatgtgtgtacgtagccttactgctTGGGTGACCATAACCTTGTCACAGTTGTCAAAATATTTAGGATGGCAACAGAACTAAATAACCAACTAactaaataaccaaataaaaactATTTGTGTTCATCTAACTCTGTTGTCAGTTTTCCCGCAACAGTGCCTTTTCCTGTGGTGGAGAATTCTTATCTAATGCTTCTGTAAGTCTGTAACTACGCCAACTGGCTGACATATGactttaatatacattatatttttttatgcaatattgtTGCAGTTTTCGGAGGCATCTCAAGAAGGATCTTTATACTTGCTTTgcaatgaacaaaagaaaagacCTAAGGCGAGGGATGAGGTACAAGTTTGGTCCCATGGTGGGTTCTAGGGTTTCagtgtttgctttttttgaaTTGACTTTGAAATTATGTAAACAATTACAGCAGATAAACAAAGCAgatttttctactttatataataagggtggataacccttttaaaaTGTCTAAATACTTTATTTAAGGCATCCTCCCTTCTTTGCATCTGTGCAGGATGTGTAGAAGGGGCTTCTCCCCGCACTGTaaaacgcatgcgcagtgagattggcacttttttttacatttacaggaggaaacttCAACTCACGCCAACACAGGTGTGACGTAGGTTAAGCtggaagacaaaggaaaaagatggctgcACCCGATGGTTCCTCACCACTGGGATGAAAAATCCAGGAAGGTGCAGGAATGGATGAAAGCCAGTTGTAGAGGTATCAAGGGATCAAgtaaatgtaagtgtatttttttaatgtaatgacaATTATGCTTTAAAAGAATTTGCCTTTAGAATCAAATGTTCTTAGGGAGTTTTACTTCTAGGTATATTATCTTAGTCTATTGTCTCTTGGGATCAAATGTTCTTACCATATATTCTTCACCCTATATGCATAGGCTATTTTCTCACATATCTAAAACAAGATATAGATATACAAGATATAGCTTAAACCacagttaccattttttttaaagccatcacTAGCAGTACTAATTGGACTCCCGTACATTTACCTCAGGGTGATGGGACAGATATCTCAGGGGAATTCTAGATACTGGGGTCACATTGTGGAGATGGGGTTCTCTCCCCCAAATGATGGCCCATGCCACTGTTAGGACCAGGTGGGATTTTTGCCTAAAAGTAAGGAAGATACATTTCTCTATCCTTTTTTGGCAAACCAAATTCAAGAGTACACTCCCTTTCCCGATATCCTATAGAAGCAGATCCCAAGCCtaataaagggtctggttttaaaaaaatagagggcgttaaacacagttttttaaattttttccttatgcaataaacaaaaactatATTGTACCTGTCACTCCAGCCCCTATTATTGGTCCCTCTAGCCATTGTCCCTGTCATCTGTCACTTTATGACGCAATTTATGttagttttattcatttaattatatGGGCTGCCTAT is a genomic window containing:
- the LOC140321739 gene encoding keratin, type II cytoskeletal cochleal-like, with protein sequence MPHQSILASSGYKHFSSCSVALPKHCSSQSFLSHSSKHNEQGHKSRHCFTSSSLHNVGSKGHKISVGSVHLGKSGHKSGFGIGALGRGFGGSSCSGGINPVTINEGLLAPLNLEIDTNIQRVRTEEKNQIKGLNNKFASFIDKVRFLEQQNKMLETKWALLQEQKTARCQIEPLFEAFISNLRRQLENLECERARLEAERNNMEGSLNEIRRRYEEELNRRTATENEFVALKRDVDAAFMNKAELQAKADSFTDEINFLRTLYDAEIAQLQAQISDTSVVVSMDNSRDLDLDCLIAQVRAQYEEIANRSRAEAEAMYQSKFDELRLAAGRNGNDLQSSRNEIAELKQTIQRLKGEIECTKSQRAALEAAIIQAEERGEAAIRDAKQKLAELEAALQKAKQDMARQLREYQELMNVKLALDIEIATYKKMLEGEEHR